The Thermodesulfobacteriota bacterium genome contains the following window.
AGACGCCGGATGTGGCACAGCGGCCTTCTCCTTGCCCGTTTCTGAGTGCTATGCTGGCCGGGACGGCTGGTTCAGGGACGAACTCGTCCCCCGGTCCTGCTTCTGCGGCCCGAAAACACAACGTCTTTGAAGGGTACTTAGCCCTTATCCGGACCCTGCTGGAAGAGTATAAAGAATATCCTTTGTGGGCCCAAAGAAACAACCGGGAAGGGACCGTGGGTCTGCATTTCGTCATATGCAGAGATGGGAAGGTAGAGGATTTGAGGGTCGCCAGGTCTTCCGGGTTCAGTATCCTGGATGAGGCAGCAGAACGGACGGTAAGGCGCATCAGCAGATTTCCGTCCATCCCAGAGGAACTGGCCATGAACAGGCTTTCTCTGGATGTACCGCTGGTATTTAAGTTGGTAAACAGATAGTAGGAATTCCTGTTTTTGGACGCAGATGAACGCAAATTTACAAGATGTTAAATATGACGGCTTCGGAAAAAGTAAAATTTTACCGCAGAGGTCGCAGAGAACGCTGAGATAACATATTGGATGTTTTACGGTTTTTCTCTGCGGACTCTGCGTGCTCAGCGGTGAAAAAGCTTTTTTACGGATTCATCAAATATAGAAAACATTTTTCTGCGGGTATCTGCGAAAATCTGTGTCCTGATAAATTTAAATGAGGGGGTGTGAATATGTGTGAGACAAACGCCTATATCTTAAAAGATGATAAGGAAGAACTTTTGATGGACAGCGTCATTCTTCTCCGTCCGGAAGACGGCAAGATATACCTCCGAGGTCTTCTGGGAAAAGAGATGTACGTAGAGGCTGATATTCAGGAGATAAACTTTCTCGATCACCGTATGGTGCTGAAGGAAAAATAAGGAAAAGGCAGCCCCCTCTGCCAGGATGTGAGCTGCCTTTCCAGGAAGTACGTCTCGCCAGAGGCGGACGCACCTCAACTCTCTTCGTAACAGAGTTGAGGACTTTTGTCAAACTCTGTGAAGAAGGGAGATTTAAAGATGTATTGTTTGTGGCTTTTGGTCATTCTGTTTACGGTATTTTTACCCCCCGCGTCTGGAGTTGCTGAAGAGACAAAGGACACGGCCTCGATAAAAGAAATAATCGTAACCGCTACCAAGACCCCTCAAGAAATAGAAAATGTCCCGGCCAGCGCCAGCGTGGTAACCAGGGAAGATATCAGTAAGAGAAACATCCAGGCCCTGGATCAGGCCCTGCGGGAACTGCCGGGCGTCTTCGAACGCCGCGGCAAGGGCCTGATGGACACCCTAGCCCATATCTCGCTCCGCGGCCTACCGGGAAAAGAGCGTACCGCTATTTTACTGGATGGTCTTCCATTAAATGATAGTTATACGAATAGCGTGGAGTGGGCTGGGCTGCCTGTCGAATCTGTCGAACAGATTGAGGTCGTCCGGGGGCCTGTATCTGCCCTTTACGGCGGCAATGCCATGGGCGGCGTAGTAAACATCATTACCCGGATGCCGGAAAAACAGGAAATACTGGTCAAGGCCGGATACGGAACCGACCAGACCTGGTCAACCCGCCTCGGTTATGGCAACAAGGTTCTCGATAAAATCAGCTTCCGGCTGGGTGCGGAATATCTTGATACGGACGGTTATCCGGCTAACCTGGTTACCAAGACCACCTCGGTTGGAGCAGGCATTCCGGTTACGGGCTGGACCAGGACCACTACGAGCACAGGTTCTACTACCTATCTCGTTGGCAACACAGGTAATAACACCTGGTCACAAGGCAACTTTGACGCCAAGGTTGCTTTGGACCTGCCCAATACGTCAAAACTTACCCTAGGCTATGTCCGCCAGCAGCGGGCCTATGATTATGACCGATATGAGTCTTATCTGCGGGATGCCTCCGGCGACCCGGTCATCAGCGGATCCGTAACCTTCGATAATCCAGCACAAAAGGCGTCTTTAAGCGAATCCAATTTTCTAACTGGGGAGGGGAAGACGGCTGCGGACATATATACCCTCCGAATTGAGACGCAGCCGGCTGACCGCTGTTCCCTCAAACTGAATGCCAGCCTGACCGACCGAAACAAGAACTGGTATACCACGCCCAATAGTTCAGCCACCTGGGACAGCGGTACGGGCAAGGTCTCGGAATCACCGAGTAAAACCTGCCAGGCCGAAATCCAATCTGACCTCATGGTTGCCCCGGGGAATATCCTTACCGTGGGGGTTTCATACCGACAGGGTGNNNNNNNNNNNNNNNNNNNNNNNNNNNNNNNNNNNNNNNNNNNNNNNNNNNNNNNNNNNNNNNNNNNNNNNNNNNNNNNNNNNNNNNNNNNNNNNNNNNAGGCGACCAGTGAGGAGTATAACCTCTCCTTCTGGAAGGACGAAAATAGCAAGACCGGTCTTGCCTATTGCTCCGAAGGAAAGGATCGTACCTATGCCCTCTTTGCCCAGGATGAATGGCATCTGCCTAAAAACCTGACGCTCTTTCTGGGCCTTCGCTATGATTACTGGAAGACCTGCGACGGCTCTTATGATACGGATGGCAGCGGCGCAACCGCAGAGGTAAACTACCCTGACCGCACCGATGAAAGCCTCTCTCCCAAAATCTCACTCCTCTATAAGCCCCGGGAGATGACTACCCTTCGCCTCTCCGGCGGTACAGCCTTCCGCAGTCCCAATGTCTATAACCTCTACCGGACCTGGGTCTCTACCACCGGCTGGACCTACAGGGGCAATCCGAATTTGGAACCTGAGACTACGGCTTCCTGGGAGGTGGGCTGGGAACAGAAGACCTCCTTCGGAACCCGGTTTAAGGCCACCTATTTTGAAAACTATGTCCAGGACCTGATATACCTCGTCACAGATACTTCCCTATCCAAGACCAAGACCTACCAGAATGCCGCCAAGGCCGAGGTCAAAGGGGTGGAGCTGGAACTGCGGCAGAGGATTAATACTTTTCTTGAGGCATTTGCCACCCTGACTTATAACGATGCGGTTATTACTGAATACCCGTCCAATCCAACCATCGAAGGGAAACAACTGACCTATGTCCCTAAAAATATGTATTCCATTGGACTCGATTTTGCCTACCGGAGGCTTAAAGGAAGCATCATTGGCCGCTATGTCGGGAAGATTTATTCCAACGATGATAACACCGACTCATTCCGGTATGTCTATGGCTCATACGACCCATACCTTGTCGTTGATGCCAAGGTAAGCGCAGATGTGACTAAAAACATCGAGCTGTCACTATCCGCAGATAACCTGTTTGACCAGGATTATTACTACTACTATGAGGCCCCGGGCACTGCCTGGTTTGCAGAAATGGCCGTGAGATTCTAGGTGATAGGAGTCAGAAGTCAGAATACAGCGGTCAGGAGTCAGAAGGGAAAGAGGCTTTCTGCCTTTTCGTTAAAACGCCGCCTGTGGAGAATGTTGATCCCTTGTCTGATTGTGCTCTTTCTAACTTCCGGCTCTTGGGCTGCCGTTATAACCTATAAAGACAAGCTTGGAAGGGCCGTTACTATCCCTGCCCCGGTAAAGCGGGCCGTATTCTTTCAGACATATGAATTAATCCCGGCCCTCGGTATATGGGACAGGGTCATTGGTATTGCCAGGTGGGCGTATAACAATGACTTAATGAAGGCCACCAAACCCGATATTGAGAAGTCTGTCCCTTCGCCCGGCAGCGGCATGGATGTGAATATAGAGACGCTCCTTAAACTAAAACCTGATGTTGTGATTACCTGGACATCTAAGCCGGAGACCGTACGGTTTATGGAGGAAAAGGGGCTAAAGGTTATTGCCATCTATCCGGAGAGCCTTGAGGAATTTTACGCGGTAATGAGGCTACATGGAAGGCTTTTTGGAAAAGAAAAACAAGCCGAACACTGCATTGCCCGGATGGAGAGCATATTCAAACTTATAAAAGAAAGGGTGAGGAAGATACCAGGCGATAAAACAAAAAAGGTCTTATGGCTCGGGGGAAAACCCACCTCTGTGGCCTGTGGCATCGGGATTACAGATGATATCTTCAAACTGATCGGCGGCGTTAATCCGGCCGCTCAAATACCGCGAAGAAATGCCGATGTCCCGATAGAGCGGATAATAGCCTGGAACCCTGATGTAATATTTATCTGGGGGAATGCCGGCTATCAGGTTCAGGATATTCGCAATAATCCGCAGTGGAGGTCTATAAAGGCAACAAGAGAAGGCCGGGTCTATAAGGCCCCGGAGTGGTCCACCTGGTCACCGCGGCTGGCGCCCATGGCCCTGTGGATGGCCATGAAGACCTATCCCGAATATTTCCGGGATATTAATCTGGACAGGGTTATGGATGAGTTTTATAAAAAGGTCTTTGGCATAGCATATATCCGGGTGAAAAAGATTGAGTAAGAAGGCCCTGAAAACAATAATGATAATGGCCTCACCCTTTCTCATAGGATGGGTCGCCCTTTTCATAGGCGCCTACAATGTAAGCCCTCTTATGGTCCTAAGGGTTATCGGTTCGGAAATATGGCCTTTTTTAAAAAGCCCGGATATTGAAGAAAAGGCGATAATCCTGGATATAAGGCTTCCGCGCATACTCCTGGCCGGGCTGGTGGGCGTTGCGCTCTCAGGATCAGGCGTGACCCTCCAGGGAATATTCCGCAATCCACTGGTTGACCCCTTCATACTCGGCATATCGGCCGGCGCAGCCTTGGGGTGCGCCTTATCCGTGGGATTTTTCCCGCACCTGCCTATACAGATGATGGCGTTTTTATTTGCCATAACGGCAGTGATTCTGGCATACTCCATAGCCAAGATACAAGGGGAGGTCTCCAGACTTCCGCTGGTGCTTTCGGGGGTCATCATCTCCGCCTTTTTTACGGCCATGGTCTCTATTGTAAAATTCCTGGTTGATCCCCATAAGCTCCAGAATATCGTTTACTGGCTGATGGGAAGTTTTTCTCTATCGGACTGGGGGTTGGTAAAGATTGCCGGGATAGGCATTACTATGGGACTGCTACCTGTGTTCCTGATGCGTTGGAGGCTCAATGTGCTGAGTATGGGCGAGGACGAAGCCAGCGCCCTGGGTGTGAATACGAAGAGGGAGCGGATTATATTTATTGCCGGATCATCCCTGGCGGTAAGTATTGCCGTATCCGTAAGCGGAATCATTGGCTGGGTAGGGTTAATGGTCCCGCACCTGGTTAGAATGATGACCGGCCCCGACCACAAAAGCCTTATCCCGTTAAGCATGGCCGGAGGGGCAGCCTTCATGATATTTGCCGACACCGTGGCCAGAAATCTGACCGATTTTGATATACCGGTAGGGATAATAACCGCCGTAACCGGAGCCCCTTTTTTTATTTACCTTATGAAGAAAGGCGGAGAGGAGAGCTGGGGAAGATGATGGAGATTAAAGGGCTCGAGTTCCACCACCCTCATTCCCATGACCCGGTCCTTAAGGGAATCTCCTTTGGAGTAAATAGCGGAGAAGTAACTGCCATCCTGGGCCCGAATGGCTCAGGCAAGACAACGCTTTTCAATTGCATAGCCGGTTTATGGAGACATCAGAAGGGAGAAATAGTATTCCAGGATAACAATATATCGCATCTTCCACACGAGAAAAGGGCAAAGATACTTGCTGTTGTCCCTCAGGAGCACGATCCCCCATTCCCGTATTCTGTTTTGGATGCGGTGCTGATGGGCCGGGTCTCCCATGTAGGTATCTTTGCAACCCCTTCTAAAGATGATTACCTTAAGGCTGAAGAGGCTATGGAGGCCGTGGGGATAGCACACCTGAAGGAAAGGGCATATACACGCATCAGCGGCGGCGAAAGGCAACTGGCGCTTATTGCCCGGGGATTGGCCCAGCAGCCAAGGGTTATGCTTTTGGATGAACCCACCGCCCATCTGGATTTTCGGAATCAGATACATGTACTCAGTACGATTAGGGAACTGACACGGAAAGAGAATCTCACCACCCTGGTCACCCTGCATGACCCAAACCTGTCCGCCATGTTTTCGGACAGGGTAATCCTTTTAGGCCAGGGGCAGATTGTGGATGAAGGGGATCCCGGAGCGGTTATAACCCCTGAAAATCTCCGGCAGGTGTATGACCTGGAGGTGGAATGGATAGGCGACAATGGACGGCGTTTTATTTATCCGCGCCTCCCCGCCTGCCACTAGCCTCTGTTTTCGGACATATGATCAATATTGACCACATAACCAAAATCTATGGCGCTATCAGGGCGCTTGACTCCCTCACCCTTGTCATAAAACAGGGCGAGGTCTTCGGCCTTCTGGGACCAAACGGCGCCGGAAAGACGACCACCATCAAGATATTAACCACCCTCAGCAAGCCCACCAGCGGCCGGGCCGCGATCGGCGGGCATGACGTGGAGAAAGAGCCGCTGGCGGTGAAAAACATCATCGGCGTAGCGCCCCAGGAGATCAACCTGGACAAGGAATTGACCGCTGAACAAAATCTCCGGGTCTATGGAATGCTTCACAGATTGGACAACCTTGGCCGGAATATAAAAGATATCCTGGAATTGGCCGGCCTGTCTGAGAGGAGCAACCACCTGGTACGTGACTTTTCCGGCGGTATGCAGCGCCGACTTCTTATTGCCCGCGCCCTTCTCACCAAACCAAATGTGCTTTTTCTCGACGAACCTACGGTCGGACTGGATCCCCAGGTGAGGAGGCAGATCTGGGGCCTGGTCCGTAACCTTAAAGAGAACGGAACCACCGTCTTTCTTACCACGCACTACATTGAGGAGGCTGAGGCCCTTTGCACGCGGGTAGGCATCCTTTCCCGCGGCAGGCTTATAGCCCTGGGAACGCCGCAGGAACTTAAGGGCGAAGTGGGCGGTTTCGTGCTGGAGTATCAGGAAAACGGCAATACCCGATACATGTTATGCCGGAGCCGGGAAGAGGCCCACAGCCTTTCGCAGAGCAAAAAAGGGCCGATAATCATCCGGGAGTCCAACCTGGAAGACGTCTTCATTAAGTTGACCGGGGAGAGGATTGGGCCGGCGGAATAGTAGGAGCCTTATGTCTGGATATTATCCGGTTTTTTTGCGTGAGATGATGCTCTTCCGGAGGCGCTTTCTGCGCCTCGGCTATTTCTTCTCGGCCATGTTTGCCCCGCTCCTTTATCTGCTGGCCTTTGGGCTCGGGTTAGGACACAGGATAAGTATTGCCGGAGGAAGCTATCTTGACTTCCTCCTCCCGGGTCTCATCGCCATGAGTTCCATGAATAATTCCTACACCTGGATTGCCACCAGTCTAACTGTAGGCCGGCTCCACTTCCGTACCTTCCAGGTTTTTATCCAATCACCGGTGAGTCCCTGTGCTATTGTCATGGGAGAGGTTTTGGCTGGCATGGTACGGGGTCTTTTTGCCTCGAGCATGATCCTTTTAGTCGGCTTTTTCCTGGGAAGCGGCCTTTATTTTATGCCGCTCTTCATACCAGCCTTGCTCCTCAATTGTTTTCTCTTCGCCTCCCTGGGAGTGGTCTCCGGCCTTAGGGCCAAATCTCACGAAGATACAGCCACCTTCTCCAATTTCTTTATATTGCCCATGGCCTTTTTTGGGGGGACATTCTTCCCGATTGAAGAAATGCCCCGCTGGCTGCAATTCGTCATCCGAATCCTACCCCTGGCCCATACTAATAAGCTCATGCGTGCTAAATGTATGGGGCCTGATTGCCTCTTATCCCTGGCTGTCCTGGTAATCTTTGCCGTTATCTTTTTTGTCATCAGTGTTTATCTGGTGCGGACATACAGTGAATGAGGGGGAAAAATTAACCCTGGGGCTTCTAATCCCTGGAAGACAAAAATTGCGGAACTCGTAAAAAAACCTTGTCACCACCGAGCGCGCAGTGCCCGCAGAGAAAAACCGTAAAACATCCAATATGTTATCTCAGCGTTCTCTGCGACCTCTGCGGTAAAATTTTACTTTTTCCGAAGCCGTCAAAATTGTGTTGACAACAATTTGATAATAATGCTAATTTCGGTAGAGGTTATATGCTAAATATGGGGTAAAATCACTTTATTGTAACGTACAGCCACCGTAAGGAAACATCTTCATGTCATTATTCTTAGAGCAGCGCATAAAAAAGTTCAAATTTTCAGATATGTTACTCAGGCCTACCCCGCCGGAATCTGAAGGCGCATCTGAAACTGATGAACGTATAGACTTTTCAAAAGTAATAAAAAGAAAATCCAGCCAGATATACTATCTCCCAAACAGCCATAATGTCCCTGTGGGAAAGGAAGAAGAACGACAGCAACAGGGGAAAATTGATTACCGGCAGGATGAAGCCGCCCAAAAAACAGCGGAAATTTCGCAGCTACAGGAAAATTATTCTGTCCTGCAAAAAGAATTAGAGGCAATAAAGTCCACCCTTGCTTCTCAAGCTAATATTATTCAAGAGCAGGCAGACGGCATAGAATTACAGAGCAAAGAGATCGCCGTTTTAAGAAGGGAAAATGAATATTATATAGAAGAAAATCGCCGGAAAGATAAGGACTTAATCGATCTAAAGTATAACCTTCAGCAAAAAGAGTCTGAAGAAGAACGGTTAAGAGCCGGCCTCCAACGACTTGAATCCGATATGGAGCTGTTCAGAGAAACCCTTCACAAACAACAGGAAACCGAGGAACTCCAGAACCAAGAACTGGAAAACCTAAGAACAGCCAGGGCTGACCTCATCCGGCAACAAGAAGAGATACAACGACAACATAAAGAAGAGGTCGCCAGCCTGCAAAATACCATCCCCGAAAAAGAGCTAGAATTAAGCCGTCATAAGAAAGAAGCCCATGCGCTGAAAAGCGAGCTGGATATTTTAAAGACAAAGGTTTCCGGTTTGCAGGCTGTCGAAGCAGAGTTAATCAAGAAACAGGAAGAGATCAGACGTCGTGAAGAGGAGTTCTCCGCCCTCCAGAGCCAGGCAACGGCTAAAGAGGAAGAGGCAAGAATTGCCCAGGAGCAGACCCAAATTCTGCAAGCTAATCTAAGCGCACTCCAGTCAGAACTGACTAAATTTCAGGATATTAAAGAGACGTTGGAACAGCAACAAGAAGACAACGCAAAACAACGAGAGGAAATTTCCAGGTTACAAAATGAAGTTGCCAAAAAAGAAGCGGAAGGCCGGGAGCTAAAAACACAATCTCAACCTCTACAAAGCGAACTGGATGCCCTTAAGGCGAATTTAACAGACAAAAACCGGCTGATTCAAGAACAAATAAAGACCATCCTGGAATTAAAGGAGAAGACATCGGCGCTAGAGGTCCAACAAGCCTCAGAACGCGAGAAGATGCTATACGATCTCCAGGGAATCCAACGGGACAAAACTGCCTTAGAGTCCAGGGTTCTTGATTATAGACAGATGGCTTCAACATTACAGGCCGAACTCCAGAGCGCCACGGATAAGATTGACGCTATAAACAAAAAAAGGGCTGGCAAGGATCGGCTCATCGCCTTTTTATGCGCGCTATTGCTGGTCGTTAGCTTCAGCTCATTATATATGTATCGCTCCAACAACCAGCTAATACAGGAATTAAGCGATCTCTCCTCGACGTTGGAACAGAAAACCCACATTATCCACTCCAAGATAGAAAAGATCGAATCGCTCAACGAAACGATCGATCAAAACGCTGAAGTTATTAAACAACAGGCGTCAAAGATCACTACCCTTAATAAAAATATCAGATGGCAAAAGAAAAAAATAGACACCTTAAACAAGGCCCTAACGACAAAACAAAAATCCCTTACCAAAAAAGAGGAAGAAGTCGTCAAACTCAGGGCGGAGTTGGAAGAAACCAAGGTGGACTTTTTTCTATATAGACAAAAGGTAAACATCTCAGACCGAGCTAACCCGCTTTTTAATTTGGGCCAAAAACAAAGAAAACAAATCGGTCTATTAGATAGACAAATACAATACCTGGAATCTGTCCTCAAAGACCAGATTAATGTCATCGATAACCAGGCGGCTATCCTTAAAAACTACAGCCACAATGCAAAAATAAGCTGGACCCATTAATCCTTGAATGTGATCGACAAAAAGAAGGAATTAGTTAATAAAGTTATCTCAGCAGAAGTCAGAAAACAGGAAGAAAAGACAGAAGAAGACCAGATAGCCGGCTTTGCCAAAAGATTACAGGATAAAGAAGAACAATATTATAAGCATATTATCAACCGCATTCAGAAAGAACACGAGGCCATACTAGAATTAATTGAAAAGAAAATCCAGGAGGCCGGTCAGTTGCATCTGGGGCTGGCACTGAAAGCCAGATATCTGGAGATGGAAGAGACGAATCTGGAAATGGAGATTTGTCACCGCTGGAAAGTTATTCTACCGGATCTGTTGAAACCTAATACAGAGGAGGAAAGTGGATGAGTGAAAAAATATATATGGGAATTGACCTCGGAACGTCGAGGAGTGCGCTGGTCTCTAATAACGGCGTAGAAAAGGTAACGCTAAGCGTAGTGGGCTGGCCAAAAGATCTGATCGCCAGGCAAATGTTAAAACAAAACCTGTTGTTTGGACGGGATGCCCTTAAGCACCGTTTATCGCTCAACGTCGTATATCCTCTGGAAAAAGGTGTTATCAAAGAAGACGAGCAGGAAAAAACTATGGCCCAGGAACTTATCAAGCACCTCATCAGCGCCGTGGAAGCTCCCTCCGGGGCCAAGGTTTATGGAATTATCGGCGTACCGGCCAAGGCCAGCGTACAAAATAAACAAGTTGTGGCCGATATTGCCAAGTCAGTAATGGATTATGCAGCGGTAATTTCCGAACCCTTTGCCGTAGCCTATTACGCCGGCAGGTTAGACAACGCTATGATAATCGACATTGGCGCGGGAACTGTGGATATTTGCCGTATGCATGGAACTGTCCCGGAGGAAGAAGATCAGATTACGCTGTACAAAGGGGGAGATTATATTGATAAAGTCTTTTATGACACCCTTAGATCTACATACTCTACGGCCAACTTTACCCTGAACATGGCCAGAGAGATAAAGGAACGTCATTCCTTTGTATATAATGTCACCCGCTCCGTTTCAACCGTCTTCCCGGTCAACGGCAAGCCGGAGGTGTTTGACGTAACCAATGAGTTAAAATCCGCATGTGAAAGTATTGTCCCTGAAATTGTAGAGGCCGTAAAAAAATTAATTGCCACCTATGACCCTGAATTTCAGGAAATACTGAGAGAAAATATCTACCTGGCCGGTGGTGGCAGCCAGATTGAAGGGTTAGCGGATATGATAGCTGCCGGGCTGGCAGATTTAGGTGGTGCCAAGGTAGAATGTATTGATGATCCCCTGTTTGCCGGAGCCAGGGGAGCCCTTAAGCTGGCCATGGATATGCCGGAAGAATACTGGATGGATTAATTAGTTCCCATCCGAAAATCTAAAAATTCCGGATGGGGCAATCAGCTTTCAGCTATCAGCGCTCAGCTTAACATGGTGTTTCTCGTATCTTTTGCTGACGGCTGACAGCTGATCGCTGAAAGCTTGAATTCGGAAACGACAGTTTTCGGATGAAACCAACTACATATTCTTTATATCTTTTTCTTAATAAAGACCCCCGGTCGTGGAACATGCCCGGGGGTCTTATTTTAGCAAACATAATACCACCCCTAATCGGGGTTAAAAGATGGCCGGCCCTTTTACATTTTACATTGAAGTAAGTGGTTTCCATCAATAATGAATCCTTGATGGTTTTATTTTCTCTAAGGCTATCTGTCCAGGCAGTATTTAAGTTGCTCCTGAGGATAACCATTCCCATATGGCCCTGGTTCTCTCCTCCCAGTCTTGACTCAGCCGTTTGTTGAGAAAATCGTTGTAGAGACTGTCAAAAAGCTGCAATCCTCCCTCTAGAACGTGCATTCGTTCATAGAAAACCGCTTCCCGCTCGCTTGATTCGTCGGTAAGTTCGTCCCTTTCCAGTTTTACCGAAGGACACTTGAACGAGGCGAAGTGGAACGTCTCCCCTTTCAGGGTCATCCTCCATACATGTTCCTCCTTTTCCAGGTAAAGGGTCGCTTCTGTAATCTCTTTGCCATTTTGCAAGGCGGTGAGGGCCTCCTTGAAATTATCCTGGCGCCCGGCCACAGTGATTTTCTGCGCCCCTTTGTCGCCTCCTCCAAGGAGGACGAAGCGGTCATTGAGGTAGGCAACGAACGGCGCGCCCTGGGGAGCTAGACCGGACTGGCTTACCGTGTACTCCGAGGAACCATTCGTCGTCTGGTAAATCAGCCATAGCAAGAAATCCAGGCCCAGCCACCGGTTGCCCTTGATGAGGTCCGCTACTGCGTCTGTGGGGGCACAATTGGCCTTTTGCAGGGCTGGTCGGAGGCTCTTATCCGACACCCTTTCCGCACGTGCAAACGGGTGAATTGCTACCAGGCCCATCTGGAAGGTCCTCTCGAAAAGGTGCTCGAACAGTTCCTGTATTTTAGGGGTCAGGCTGCTGAACGTCACCACTCCGGTCCTGGTATCCCAGACCGCGTCATACATGGCGGGTAGCGGCAAAGTCTTGCTGAGCAGAGCACTACGCACCGCGTTGCGCAGGTCATGCCTCTTGTCCTTCGGAACCCATTTCAGACCAGGATTGGAGGCGAGATAATCGTTTTCGGCCTTTTTCTGATAGGCCTTCAGCAAAACGGCCGGCACGCGGCGTTGGTCCCGGCGAAGCGTAAAGGCCAGATAATGATCCCGCCAAAAGGCGTGCGGCGTGGTGAAACTGCTGTTTGAGAAATCATCGAAGTGAACCCAGCCGAAGGAAAGTTCTTCGGCTGTCTGGTCGATGGCACGAAAAGCATTTTGGGCCAGGCGGTCGGCGGCCCATTCGTAAAGGTCTTTGTCAGGGAACTCACCTGAGACCTGATACTGACAAAAACTCACCGTATTGGAAAGAATACCCATGGTTATTCTCCTGTCTTGGAAATCCCGGGACTAAGGGCAGTAACACAAACAACGGGCGAAGAAAGAAACGATTATAAGCGCTTTCCCCTCTGGCGTGCAACCCTGTATTTGGGGCCTGTTTTGAAAGGGTACTTTTTGTAAAGGCGGTAAGTTGTACCACATACACCTTTTTTAAAAGAGGGGCAAGAAGTTTTTGC
Protein-coding sequences here:
- a CDS encoding TonB-dependent receptor → ATSEEYNLSFWKDENSKTGLAYCSEGKDRTYALFAQDEWHLPKNLTLFLGLRYDYWKTCDGSYDTDGSGATAEVNYPDRTDESLSPKISLLYKPREMTTLRLSGGTAFRSPNVYNLYRTWVSTTGWTYRGNPNLEPETTASWEVGWEQKTSFGTRFKATYFENYVQDLIYLVTDTSLSKTKTYQNAAKAEVKGVELELRQRINTFLEAFATLTYNDAVITEYPSNPTIEGKQLTYVPKNMYSIGLDFAYRRLKGSIIGRYVGKIYSNDDNTDSFRYVYGSYDPYLVVDAKVSADVTKNIELSLSADNLFDQDYYYYYEAPGTAWFAEMAVRF
- a CDS encoding TonB-dependent receptor plug domain-containing protein, with the translated sequence MYCLWLLVILFTVFLPPASGVAEETKDTASIKEIIVTATKTPQEIENVPASASVVTREDISKRNIQALDQALRELPGVFERRGKGLMDTLAHISLRGLPGKERTAILLDGLPLNDSYTNSVEWAGLPVESVEQIEVVRGPVSALYGGNAMGGVVNIITRMPEKQEILVKAGYGTDQTWSTRLGYGNKVLDKISFRLGAEYLDTDGYPANLVTKTTSVGAGIPVTGWTRTTTSTGSTTYLVGNTGNNTWSQGNFDAKVALDLPNTSKLTLGYVRQQRAYDYDRYESYLRDASGDPVISGSVTFDNPAQKASLSESNFLTGEGKTAADIYTLRIETQPADRCSLKLNASLTDRNKNWYTTPNSSATWDSGTGKVSESPSKTCQAEIQSDLMVAPGNILTVGVSYRQG
- a CDS encoding iron ABC transporter permease; protein product: MSKKALKTIMIMASPFLIGWVALFIGAYNVSPLMVLRVIGSEIWPFLKSPDIEEKAIILDIRLPRILLAGLVGVALSGSGVTLQGIFRNPLVDPFILGISAGAALGCALSVGFFPHLPIQMMAFLFAITAVILAYSIAKIQGEVSRLPLVLSGVIISAFFTAMVSIVKFLVDPHKLQNIVYWLMGSFSLSDWGLVKIAGIGITMGLLPVFLMRWRLNVLSMGEDEASALGVNTKRERIIFIAGSSLAVSIAVSVSGIIGWVGLMVPHLVRMMTGPDHKSLIPLSMAGGAAFMIFADTVARNLTDFDIPVGIITAVTGAPFFIYLMKKGGEESWGR
- a CDS encoding ATP-binding cassette domain-containing protein gives rise to the protein MDRRQWTAFYLSAPPRLPLASVFGHMINIDHITKIYGAIRALDSLTLVIKQGEVFGLLGPNGAGKTTTIKILTTLSKPTSGRAAIGGHDVEKEPLAVKNIIGVAPQEINLDKELTAEQNLRVYGMLHRLDNLGRNIKDILELAGLSERSNHLVRDFSGGMQRRLLIARALLTKPNVLFLDEPTVGLDPQVRRQIWGLVRNLKENGTTVFLTTHYIEEAEALCTRVGILSRGRLIALGTPQELKGEVGGFVLEYQENGNTRYMLCRSREEAHSLSQSKKGPIIIRESNLEDVFIKLTGERIGPAE
- a CDS encoding energy transducer TonB: MRRAADNIPYFFLVSCLLHVLFLWGMDLKNKVSPHRLPAPVLRFVFSEVTAAAPGHPVRAASQAGKRTVKKDTKAAQPLTPKETVQAEKLPPKQTSAPANEGRMENETPDVAQRPSPCPFLSAMLAGTAGSGTNSSPGPASAARKHNVFEGYLALIRTLLEEYKEYPLWAQRNNREGTVGLHFVICRDGKVEDLRVARSSGFSILDEAAERTVRRISRFPSIPEELAMNRLSLDVPLVFKLVNR
- a CDS encoding ABC transporter ATP-binding protein gives rise to the protein MMEIKGLEFHHPHSHDPVLKGISFGVNSGEVTAILGPNGSGKTTLFNCIAGLWRHQKGEIVFQDNNISHLPHEKRAKILAVVPQEHDPPFPYSVLDAVLMGRVSHVGIFATPSKDDYLKAEEAMEAVGIAHLKERAYTRISGGERQLALIARGLAQQPRVMLLDEPTAHLDFRNQIHVLSTIRELTRKENLTTLVTLHDPNLSAMFSDRVILLGQGQIVDEGDPGAVITPENLRQVYDLEVEWIGDNGRRFIYPRLPACH
- a CDS encoding ABC transporter substrate-binding protein, producing the protein MIGVRSQNTAVRSQKGKRLSAFSLKRRLWRMLIPCLIVLFLTSGSWAAVITYKDKLGRAVTIPAPVKRAVFFQTYELIPALGIWDRVIGIARWAYNNDLMKATKPDIEKSVPSPGSGMDVNIETLLKLKPDVVITWTSKPETVRFMEEKGLKVIAIYPESLEEFYAVMRLHGRLFGKEKQAEHCIARMESIFKLIKERVRKIPGDKTKKVLWLGGKPTSVACGIGITDDIFKLIGGVNPAAQIPRRNADVPIERIIAWNPDVIFIWGNAGYQVQDIRNNPQWRSIKATREGRVYKAPEWSTWSPRLAPMALWMAMKTYPEYFRDINLDRVMDEFYKKVFGIAYIRVKKIE
- a CDS encoding CooT family nickel-binding protein, translated to MCETNAYILKDDKEELLMDSVILLRPEDGKIYLRGLLGKEMYVEADIQEINFLDHRMVLKEK